From Melospiza melodia melodia isolate bMelMel2 chromosome 19, bMelMel2.pri, whole genome shotgun sequence, one genomic window encodes:
- the ARFRP1 gene encoding ADP-ribosylation factor-related protein 1 isoform X3 → MYTLLSGLYKYMFQRDEYCVLILGLDNAGKTTFLEQTKTRFNKNYKGMSLSKITTTVGLNIGTIDVGKTRLMFWDLGGQEELQSLWDKYYAESHGVIYVIDSTDEERLSESKRAFEKMITSEALEGVPILVLANKQDVEVNSILMVDYS, encoded by the exons ATGTATACACTGCTGTCAGGGCTCTATAAATACATGTTCCAGAGGGATGAGTACTGTGTCCTGATCCTGGGTTTGGACAATGCTGGTAAAACT ACCTTCCTTGAACAAACTAAAACCCGATTTAACAAGAACTACAAAGGGATGAGTTTGTCCAAAATCACAACCACTGTAGGCTTAAACA TTGGAACTATTGATGTTGGCAAAACTCGGCTCATGTTCTGGGACCTtggtgggcaggaggagctgcagtcACTTTGGGATAAG TACTATGCTGAATCTCATGGGGTGATCTATGTTATTGACTCCACTGATGAGGAGAGGCTCTCTGAGTCCAAAAGAGCTTTTG AGAAGATGATTACCAGTGAAGCTCTGGAAGGGGTTCCCATTCTGGTGTTGGCCAACAAGCAGGATGTAGAGGTAAA TTCCATTCTGATGGTTGATTACTCTTGA